A stretch of Camelina sativa cultivar DH55 chromosome 18, Cs, whole genome shotgun sequence DNA encodes these proteins:
- the LOC104760688 gene encoding uncharacterized protein LOC104760688, which produces MARLIPISQPFFSSNTKPQPPPITVAQISDHHPPQILSRRDTILLSSTASLLLSLSPTDPASAFSLGISGPKEWLKEQKKKSSRFLLAPIDASREALRSAYLSITSESEFTDKDLENLQNLFKSSARDCVPKERSSLVDFQSKSGVEVCTFKLVVKNAASLLDDKDPLKLEAENILSDLVRSFGSLIVLSNGIDMNLPSDRKKVADAVTDAISYLDKFEKGVKDCLEI; this is translated from the exons ATGGCTCGTCTTATCCCAATTTCCCAACCGTTCTTCTCTTCAAACACTAAACCTCAACCACCACCAATAACGGTCGCTCAAATCTCCGACCACCACCCGCCGCAAATTCTCTCTCGCAGAGACACCATTCTCCTCTCCTCCAccgcttctcttctcctctcactCTCCCCTACCGATCCCGCTTCTGCCTTCTCCTTAGGAATct CAGGACCTAAAGAGTGGCTtaaagaacagaagaagaagtcatCAAGATTCTTACTCGCTCCCATTGATGCATCTCGTGAAGCTCTCCGTTCTGCTTACCTTTCGATTACTAGTGAATCTGAGTTTACGGATAAAGATTTGGAGAATCTTCAGAATCTGTTTAAATCTTCTGCTAGAGACTGTGTTCCTAAAGAGAGAAGCTCTCTTGTGGACTTCCAATCAAAATCCGGAGTCGAG GTTTGTACATTCAAGCTTGTTGTGAAGAATGCTGCTTCATTACTAGATGATAAAGACCCACTTAAGTTAGAAGCTGAGAATATACTCAGTGATCTCGTTAG GTCTTTCGGTTCCTTGATCGTGTTGTCGAATGGGATTGATATGAATCTACCTTCTGATAG AAAAAAGGTTGCGGATGCGGTTACTGATGCTATCTCTTATCTTGACAAATTTGAGAAGGGTGTTAAGGACTGCCTTGAGATATGA
- the LOC109124859 gene encoding uncharacterized protein LOC109124859: MSEIEKQKPNEEAEEESSASTTTTWPDIEEEFVIPEVLHSEGVKKLHMSIQSEWDYLQKSACQTAAGRALWKHVIQDPLAHLFAGETHLRNLHTKIQTDRLNNAREISGVILAVRTLWFDTRIQAALDSFESDASSQVVLLGAGMDARSYRLNCLKKSDVFEVDFQDVLETKTSLVQAAVNSRDELRMTAKSLVRVAIDIRDNDWFEQLKKSGFLPDINTVWVLEGILYYLSHTEAMQVLKLIAQKCAVTSTVLLADFMNKPSATLPNSVFHFYSDWPDQLLPSLGFSHVRLSQIGDPDANFGLLHDPLNLFNKLLSLPRTAQIHPDDGKPCCRLYLVEASGSPPQDNFVENHVSL, encoded by the exons ATGTCTGAAATAGAAAAGCAGAAGCCaaatgaagaagcagaagaagaatcatcagCGTCTACTACGACGACATGGCCGGATATAGAGGAAGAATTCGTGATACCCGAGGTTTTACATAGTGAAGGTGTGAAGAAACTGCATATGAGCATTCAAAGTGAGTGGGATTACCTACAGAAGTCTGCTTGTCAAACAGCTGCAGGAAGAGCTTTGTGGAAACATGTCATTCAGGATCCTCTCGCTCACTTGTTTGCTGGAGAAACACATTTGAGAAACCTACACACAAAGATTCAGACTGACCGGCTCAACAACGCTCGAGAGATTTCCGGTGTGATTCTAGCCGTTCGAACTCTATGGTTTGACACAAGGATTCAAGCTGCTTTGGATTCTTTCGAAAGTGATGCATCTTCACAGGTTGTGCTACTTGGTGCAG GAATGGATGCAAGATCATACAGACTAAACTGCTTGAAAAAAAGTGATGTATTTGAAGTGGATTTTCAAGATGTCTTGGAAACCAAAACAAGCTTAGTCCAAGCTGCAGTAAATTCTAGAGATGAGCTTAGGATGACAGCGAAATCACTAGTCAGAGTAGCAATTGATATAAGAGACAACGACTGGTTTGAACAGCTTAAGAAATCGGGTTTTCTGCCAGATATTAACACTGTATGGGTTCTTGAAGGCATTCTTTATTACCTGTCTCACACAGAGGCAATGCAAGTACTGAAGCTCATAGCTCAGAAGTGTGCAGTAACCAGCACAGTACTCTTGGCGGATTTCATGAACAAACCGTCTGCTACACTCCCAAACTCTGTGTTCCACTTTTACAGTGACTGGCCTGATCAGCTCTTGCCATCTTTGGGGTTCTCTCATGTCAGGCTTTCACAGATTGGTGATCCAGATGCAAACTTCGGTCTGCTGCATGATCCACTCAATCTCTTCAACAAACTTCTTAGCCTGCCAAGGACTGCACAGATCCATCCAGATGATGGAAAACCATGCTGCCGTTTGTATTTGGTCGAAGCTTCTGGTTCACCGCCTCAAGATAATTTCGTAGAGAATCATGTGAGCTTGTAA
- the LOC104763175 gene encoding uncharacterized protein LOC104763175, which produces MKKVRLLQAVTQASLVQRIREEQPKDENLKKIVEKLRSLDGPNASGYHLADDDTLLLNGRITVPDRTRLRQEILTAAHSSALSIHPGSTKMYKDVRMYYYWPGLKRAVADWDYRQEKGRVNDTIWVVVDRLTKVAHLVPVKKVGESTSFNHKLIYETTRKIKFIRESMKKAQDRQKKYADRKRREVEFEVGDMGYLKVAPQKGKDRFGKVGKLAVRFIRPYRIEKRVGERVPNPNMIVPEPIEELETNLTYPEGPFGIGERSMQKLKNRSIP; this is translated from the exons ATGAAAAAGGTAAGGCTTTTACAAGCCGTAACTCAAGCCAGTCTAGTTCAGCGAATTCGTGAAGAGCAGCCTAAGGATGAAAACCTGAAGAAGATTGTTGAAAAATTAAGGAGTTTAGACGGACCGAATGCTAGTGGTTATCACTTAGCAGACGACGACACTTTACTTCTTAATGGGAGAATCACGGTACCTGACCGGACGAGACTGCGACAGGAGATCCTAACAGCAGCCCACAGCTCAGCATTGAGCATTCACCCTGGTAGTACCAAGATGTACAAGGACGTGCGCATGTATTACTATTGGCCTGGATTGAAGCGAGCAGTAGCAGATTGG GATTACCGACAAGAAAAAGGGCGAGTTAACGACACAATATGGGTAGTGGTCGATCGTTTGACAAAGGTTGCCCACTTAGTCCCAGTGAAGA AAGTAGGAGAAAGTACGAGTTTCAACCACAAGCTGATTTATGAGACAACAAGGAAGATCAAGTTCATACGAGAGAGTATGAAGAAGGCACAAGACCGCCAGAAGAAGTATGCAGATCGTAAAAGGCGAGAAGTAGAATTTGAAGTTGGAGATATGGGGTATTTGAAGGTTGCACCTCAGAAAGGGAAGGACCGGTTCGGTAAGGTTGGAAAACTAGCAGTGAGATTCATCAGACCATACCGGATCGAGAAGAGAGTTGGAGAG CGCGTTCCTAATCCTAACATGATTGTACCTGAACCTATTGAGGAATTGGAGACGAATCTCACTTACCCTGAAGGACCGTTTGGGATCGGAGAGCGAAGTATGCAGAAGCTGAAGAACAGGAGCATTCCTTAA
- the LOC104760689 gene encoding BRI1 kinase inhibitor 1-like yields the protein METHLQQVKNSSQTFSEKQNPKQEALQSSPSPISSTCSSPSHDFSFTISLQPLSSSSKHISPTLRGSNKTTSSYQQTDPFAVDLSPADEIFFHGHLLPLHLLSHLPVSPRTSTGSYNDGFTLPVNEPDQPTTKNNNNNTENAITNISTEAKNNNSTGDIAEGENRVKTKPVKSFSLFGLSKWKKGSESNEREQEQQQQQKIKKPMSLDLSHAVKKYIRMLFQRRGNGTQFRNRRQTSSYSFSSSLMGTNRNSKTMISGSYNKRDLIRGRRGELFSAPASMRTSPTNSGHLRVSTAGLSSSSASTSSSSSDSTMEELQAAIQAAIAHCKNSSAVDRDDKVKDS from the coding sequence ATGGAAACCCATCTACAACAGGTGAAGAACAGTTCTCAAACTTTTTCTGAaaagcaaaaccctaaacaagAAGCTTTACAATCATCACCTTCACCAATATCATCcacttgttcttctccttctcatGACTTCTCTTTCACTATCTCTCTCCagcctctctcttcttcctctaaacACATCAGTCCTACTCTTAGAGGTTCAAACAAAACGACATCGTCTTATCAACAAACCGATCCATTCGCCGTCGACTTGTCCCCAGCCGATGAGATCTTCTTCCACGGCCATCTTCTCCCTCTCCACCTCCTCTCTCACCTCCCTGTCTCTCCTCGAACTTCCACCGGCTCGTATAATGACGGATTTACCCTCCCCGTTAATGAACCTGACCAGCCTACCACAaagaacaacaataacaacacgGAAAACGCTATCACAAACATCAGTACGGAGGCAAAGAACAACAACAGTACGGGCGATATAGCAGAAGGTGAGAACCGGGTAAAAACCAAACCCGTCAAGtcattttctctctttggtttATCAAAGTGGAAAAAAGGGTCTGAAAGCAACGAGCGAGAACAagaacagcagcagcagcagaagatCAAAAAACCTATGAGCTTAGACCTAAGTCACGCTGTCAAGAAGTACATAAGGATGTTGTTTCAAAGGAGAGGAAACGGCACGCAGTTTAGAAACAGAAGACAGACTTCATCTTATTCTTTCTCATCCTCTCTCATGGGTACGAACAGAAACAGCAAAACAATGATTAGTGGATCGTACAACAAGAGAGATCTGATAAGAGGAAGGAGAGGTGAGTTGTTCTCGGCTCCGGCTTCAATGAGAACATCTCCGACTAATAGTGGACATCTCCGAGTGTCCACGGCGGGACTATCGTCAAGCTCAGCGTCGACGTCATCATCTTCTAGTGATAGCACCATGGAAGAGTTACAAGCTGCGATTCAAGCGGCCATTGCTCATTGCAAGAACTCAAGCGCCGTTGATCGTGATGATAAGGTTAAGGattcttga
- the LOC104763178 gene encoding uncharacterized protein LOC104763178, whose translation MEKSLEVVTLQGPLKLDPECFGYWKVSIQQVISSIDMEAWFAVEDGWTHPTDKNEDGELVQKHRKKWTAEEKAKAKHNSQVLSVIFKSLPRDIFNQVQGCVSAKEEWDILVVTFEGTCRVRRTRLDNLVSDFENLQMIETESVADYSSRLSGIAQESVVLGKRYKDKKLVKKFLRSLPDKFQPHRSAIDVSLNYDELKFNQVVGIMQAFEMQLKKKEKMNAKSFALKAAEEQKLVESQELEDEEKVGLLVKKYFRKMERGQRKGTPSLASADSAKGFRKNDKSERQCAECEGYGHCKAECPNNKRKQSLKCYGCKGFGHTKTDCPSQGSNQKSYITWSESDSDEEDNKGEIMNNFVALLWSNRGR comes from the coding sequence atggagaaatcactgGAGGTTGTTACGCTACAAGGGCCATTGAAACTGGATCCGGAATGTTTCGGTTACTGGAAAGTATCGATCCAGCAGGTCATCTCAAGCATTGACATGGAAGCTTGGTTTGCAGTGGAGGATGGTTGGACTCATCCAACTGAtaagaatgaagatggtgaattGGTGCAAAAACATAGAAAGAAGTGGACAGCTGAAGAAAAGGCTAAGGCCAAACACAATTCGCAGGTGTTGTCAGTCATCTTCAAATCTCTGCCGAGAGATATTTTCAACCAAGTTCAAGGTTGTGTGTCGGCTAAAGAGGAGTGGGACATTCTGGTCGTGACTTTTGAAGGAACTTGTAGAGTTAGGCGCACAAGACTGGACAATCTTGTGTCAGACTTTGAGAATCTGCAAATGATTGAAACCGAATCTGTGGCAGACTATAGCAGCCGGTTGAGTGGTATTGCTCAAGAGTCTGTCGTTTTGGGTAAACGATACAAGGACAAAAAACTGGTCAAGAAATTTCTTAGAAGTTTACCTGACAAGTTTCAACCGCACAGGTCTGCAATTGATGTGTCTCTCAATTATGATGAGCTCAAGTTCAATCAAGTCGTTGGGATAATGCAGGCGTTTGAGATgcaactaaagaagaaagagaaaatgaatgcTAAGTCATTTGCTCTTAAAGCTGCAGAAGAACAGAAGCTTGTTGAATCACAGGAGCTTGAAGACGAAGAGAAGGTCGGTCTGTTGGTTAAGAAGTATTTTCGCAAGATGGAAAGAGGTCAGCGGAAGGGAACTCCATCACTTGCAAGTGCAGATTCTGCCAAGGGTTTCAGGAAGAATGATAAGTCAGAACGCCAGTGTGCTGAGTGTGAAGGATATGGTCATTGCAAGGCTGAGTGCCCAAACAACAAACGGAAGCAATCTCTGAAATGCTATGGATGCAAGGGTTTTGGTCATACCAAGACTGATTGTCCCTCCCAAGGAAGTAATCAGAAGTCCTACATCACATGGAGTGAAAGtgattctgatgaagaagataacaaaggTGAAATTATGAACAACTTTGTGGCTCTGCTGTGGAGTAatcgaggaagatga
- the LOC104760690 gene encoding glucose-6-phosphate isomerase, cytosolic isoform X1 produces the protein MASSTALICDTEAWKDLKGHVEDINKTHLRDLMSDANRCQSMMMEFDGLLLDYSRQRATVETMDKLLNLAKAAQLTEKISRMFSGDHINSTENRSVLHAALRAPKDAVIKADGKNVVPEVWNVLDKIKDFSEKIRSGSWVGATGKPLKDVVAVGIGGSFLGPLFVHTAIQTDPEALESAKGRQLRFLANIDPVDVARNINGLNPETTLVVVVSKTFTTAETMLNARTLREWITTALGASAVAKHMVAVSTNLALVEKFGIDPNNAFAFWDWVGGRYSVCSAVGVLPLSLQYGFSVVEKFLKGASSIDQHFQSTPFEKNIPVLLGLLSVWNVSFLGYPARAILPYSQALEKFAPHIQQVSMESNGKGVSIDGLPLPYETGEIDFGEPGTNGQHSFYQLIHQGRVIPCDFIGIVKSQQPVYLKGEVVSNHDELMSNFFAQPDALAYGKTPEQLQKENVSENLIPHKTFSGNRPSLSLLLPELTAYSVGQLLAIYEHRVAVQGFVWGINSFDQWGVELGKVLATQVRKQLHSSRTQGTALEGFNYSTTTLLKRYLETSSEPQI, from the exons GGAATTTGATGGGCTGCTGTTGGATTATTCTCGTCAGCGTGCAACTGTTGAGACGATGGACAAGCTTTTGAACTTGGCAAAG GCTGCTCAGTTGACAGAGAAGATCAGCAGAATGTTCAGTGGGGATCAT ATTAACAGTACGGAGAACAGGTCAGTTCTTCATGCTGCGCTCCGTGCTCCAAAAGATGCAGTTATTAAGGCTGATGGAAAGAATGTGGTGCCGGAAGTGTGGAACGTTCTAGATAAGATCAAGGATTTTTCTGAGAAAATTCGCTCTGGTTCATGG GTTGGAGCTACGGGCAAACCACTGAAAGATGTCGTTGCAGTTGGTATTGGTGGCAGCTTCTTAGGTCCACTGTTTGTGCACACGGCTATTCAAACAG ATCCAGAAGCTCTAGAGAGTGCTAAAGGACGCCAGCTGCGATT CCTTGCAAATATTGATCCTGTTGATGTTGCGAGAAATATCAATGGACTAAATCCAGAAACCACTTTAG TGGTGGTGGTCTCAAAAACATTTACAACCGCTGAAACAATGCTGAACGCTAGAACATTGAGGGAATGGATTACAACTGCTCTTGG GGCGTCGGCTGTTGCAAAACACATGGTTGCTGTCAGCACTAATCTTGCG TTAGTGGAGAAGTTCGGTATTGACCCAAACAATGCATTTGCATTTTGGGATTGGGTCGGCGGAAGGTACAGTG TTTGCAGTGCTGTTGGAGTCTTACCTTTGTCGCTGCAGTATGGCTTCTCTGTGGTTGAGAA GTTTTTGAAGGGAGCTTCAAGCATCGATCAGCATTTCCAGTCCACACCATTTGAGAAGAATATTCCT GTGCTTTTAGGGTTGTTGAGTGTCTGGAATGTATCGTTTCTTGGATATCCTGCCAGG GCCATCTTACCTTACTCTCAAGCCCTTGAGAAATTTGCTCCGCACATTCAACAG GTTAGTATGGAGAGTAATGGAAAGGGAGTCTCAATTGATGGTCTGCCTCTCCCGTATGAGACTGGTGAGATTGATTTTGGTGAACCTGGAACAAATGGTCAACACAGCTTTTACCAACTAATTCACCAG GGACGTGTAATCCCTTGTGATTTTATTGGCATTGTGAAGAGTCAGCAACCTGTATACCTGAAGG GAGAGGTGGTCAGTAACCATGACGAGTTAATGTCCAACTTTTTTGCCCAGCCTGATGCGCTTGCATATGGGAAA ACACCTGAACAGTTGCAGAAAGAGAACGTTTCGGAAAATCTCATTCCCCACAAG ACATTCTCCGGCAATCGACCTTCTCTAAGCCTTCTACTTCCAGAATTGACTGCTTACAGTGTTGGCCAG TTGTTGGCAATCTATGAACACAGAGTTGCAGTTCAAGGCTTTGTGTGGGGTATCAATTCGTTTGACCAGTGGGGAGTTGAGCTAGGAAAAGTTTTGGCTACTCAGGTGAGGAAGCAGCTTCATTCATCACGCACTCAAGGAACGGCTCTCGAGGGATTCAATTACAGTACCACAACACTTTTGAAACGATATCTCGAG ACAAGTTCCGAGCCGCAGATCTGA
- the LOC104760690 gene encoding glucose-6-phosphate isomerase, cytosolic isoform X4, with protein MSDANRCQSMMMEFDGLLLDYSRQRATVETMDKLLNLAKAAQLTEKISRMFSGDHINSTENRSVLHAALRAPKDAVIKADGKNVVPEVWNVLDKIKDFSEKIRSGSWVGATGKPLKDVVAVGIGGSFLGPLFVHTAIQTDPEALESAKGRQLRFLANIDPVDVARNINGLNPETTLVVVVSKTFTTAETMLNARTLREWITTALGASAVAKHMVAVSTNLALVEKFGIDPNNAFAFWDWVGGRYSVCSAVGVLPLSLQYGFSVVEKFLKGASSIDQHFQSTPFEKNIPVLLGLLSVWNVSFLGYPARAILPYSQALEKFAPHIQQVSMESNGKGVSIDGLPLPYETGEIDFGEPGTNGQHSFYQLIHQGRVIPCDFIGIVKSQQPVYLKGEVVSNHDELMSNFFAQPDALAYGKTPEQLQKENVSENLIPHKTFSGNRPSLSLLLPELTAYSVGQLLAIYEHRVAVQGFVWGINSFDQWGVELGKVLATQVRKQLHSSRTQGTALEGFNYSTTTLLKRYLETSSEPQI; from the exons ATGAGTGATGCCAACAGATGCCAGTCTATGATGAT GGAATTTGATGGGCTGCTGTTGGATTATTCTCGTCAGCGTGCAACTGTTGAGACGATGGACAAGCTTTTGAACTTGGCAAAG GCTGCTCAGTTGACAGAGAAGATCAGCAGAATGTTCAGTGGGGATCAT ATTAACAGTACGGAGAACAGGTCAGTTCTTCATGCTGCGCTCCGTGCTCCAAAAGATGCAGTTATTAAGGCTGATGGAAAGAATGTGGTGCCGGAAGTGTGGAACGTTCTAGATAAGATCAAGGATTTTTCTGAGAAAATTCGCTCTGGTTCATGG GTTGGAGCTACGGGCAAACCACTGAAAGATGTCGTTGCAGTTGGTATTGGTGGCAGCTTCTTAGGTCCACTGTTTGTGCACACGGCTATTCAAACAG ATCCAGAAGCTCTAGAGAGTGCTAAAGGACGCCAGCTGCGATT CCTTGCAAATATTGATCCTGTTGATGTTGCGAGAAATATCAATGGACTAAATCCAGAAACCACTTTAG TGGTGGTGGTCTCAAAAACATTTACAACCGCTGAAACAATGCTGAACGCTAGAACATTGAGGGAATGGATTACAACTGCTCTTGG GGCGTCGGCTGTTGCAAAACACATGGTTGCTGTCAGCACTAATCTTGCG TTAGTGGAGAAGTTCGGTATTGACCCAAACAATGCATTTGCATTTTGGGATTGGGTCGGCGGAAGGTACAGTG TTTGCAGTGCTGTTGGAGTCTTACCTTTGTCGCTGCAGTATGGCTTCTCTGTGGTTGAGAA GTTTTTGAAGGGAGCTTCAAGCATCGATCAGCATTTCCAGTCCACACCATTTGAGAAGAATATTCCT GTGCTTTTAGGGTTGTTGAGTGTCTGGAATGTATCGTTTCTTGGATATCCTGCCAGG GCCATCTTACCTTACTCTCAAGCCCTTGAGAAATTTGCTCCGCACATTCAACAG GTTAGTATGGAGAGTAATGGAAAGGGAGTCTCAATTGATGGTCTGCCTCTCCCGTATGAGACTGGTGAGATTGATTTTGGTGAACCTGGAACAAATGGTCAACACAGCTTTTACCAACTAATTCACCAG GGACGTGTAATCCCTTGTGATTTTATTGGCATTGTGAAGAGTCAGCAACCTGTATACCTGAAGG GAGAGGTGGTCAGTAACCATGACGAGTTAATGTCCAACTTTTTTGCCCAGCCTGATGCGCTTGCATATGGGAAA ACACCTGAACAGTTGCAGAAAGAGAACGTTTCGGAAAATCTCATTCCCCACAAG ACATTCTCCGGCAATCGACCTTCTCTAAGCCTTCTACTTCCAGAATTGACTGCTTACAGTGTTGGCCAG TTGTTGGCAATCTATGAACACAGAGTTGCAGTTCAAGGCTTTGTGTGGGGTATCAATTCGTTTGACCAGTGGGGAGTTGAGCTAGGAAAAGTTTTGGCTACTCAGGTGAGGAAGCAGCTTCATTCATCACGCACTCAAGGAACGGCTCTCGAGGGATTCAATTACAGTACCACAACACTTTTGAAACGATATCTCGAG ACAAGTTCCGAGCCGCAGATCTGA